Proteins encoded within one genomic window of Saccharopolyspora pogona:
- a CDS encoding MBL fold metallo-hydrolase, whose amino-acid sequence MSDLRIDRVVTTGVFELDGGTWDVDNNVWLIGDDNEVVIVDAAHNDKPIAKAVGNRNVVAVVCTHGHNDHVTFAPQLGKEFHAPILLHPGDQELWEMTHPGQAFWQTADTERIAIAGTTLEIIHTPGHSPGSICLHLPEAKALFSGDTLFSGGPGATGRSFSDFPTIIDSIRDRLFALPEDTRVYTGHGDSTTIGAEAPHLAEWIERGY is encoded by the coding sequence GTGAGCGACCTCCGGATCGACCGCGTCGTCACCACCGGCGTCTTCGAACTCGACGGCGGCACATGGGACGTGGACAACAACGTGTGGCTCATCGGCGATGACAACGAGGTCGTGATCGTCGACGCAGCCCACAACGACAAACCGATCGCCAAAGCCGTCGGGAACCGCAACGTCGTCGCCGTCGTGTGCACCCACGGACACAACGACCACGTCACCTTCGCACCACAGCTGGGCAAGGAGTTCCACGCGCCGATCCTGCTCCACCCCGGGGACCAAGAGCTGTGGGAGATGACCCACCCCGGACAGGCCTTCTGGCAGACAGCCGACACCGAACGCATCGCCATCGCCGGGACGACACTCGAGATCATCCACACACCGGGGCACTCCCCCGGTTCAATCTGCCTGCACCTGCCCGAGGCCAAAGCCTTGTTCTCCGGCGACACTCTTTTCTCGGGCGGCCCCGGCGCCACCGGCCGATCGTTCTCCGACTTCCCAACCATCATAGACTCGATCCGGGACCGTCTCTTCGCCCTGCCCGAAGACACCCGCGTCTACACCGGCCACGGCGACAGCACCACGATCGGCGCCGAAGCACCACACCTGGCCGAATGGATCGAACGCGGGTACTGA
- a CDS encoding IS630 family transposase — MIAGVRDARRLSPEAQEDLRRRVVAAVHGGMSQVEAARVFAVAPQSVSRWVQAWRKRGSKGLTGRRRGRKPGEQKALSARRQRKLRYAVAEHTPATFGLAGLVWTRKTVAELIRVRHGIVLNLRTVGNYLRSWGLSPQKPIRKAYEQDPESVRRWLEEDYLAIAARARREGALILWLDQTGIRSDATVARTWAPAGQTPVVGKTGKRFSVNAMCAIGNKGELYFTVYTGSFNGKVFLSFLDRLTRHLDRKVHLIVDGHPVHRRKTIQQWITKHAEAIAMHFLPGYSPELNPDELLNADLKRTVSTSTAPKTRAELKQAVRSFLHRLQKLPDRVRSYFGKPEVRYAA, encoded by the coding sequence ATGATCGCTGGTGTGCGGGACGCGCGGAGGTTGTCGCCTGAGGCGCAGGAGGATTTGCGGCGCAGGGTGGTCGCTGCTGTTCATGGTGGGATGAGTCAGGTCGAGGCGGCCCGGGTGTTCGCGGTGGCCCCGCAGTCGGTGTCCAGATGGGTGCAGGCGTGGCGGAAACGTGGCTCGAAGGGTCTCACCGGGCGTCGCCGGGGTCGCAAGCCCGGCGAGCAGAAAGCGTTGAGTGCCCGCCGGCAGCGCAAGCTGCGGTATGCGGTGGCCGAGCACACCCCGGCCACGTTCGGGCTGGCCGGCCTGGTGTGGACCCGCAAGACAGTGGCCGAGCTGATCCGGGTGCGCCACGGCATCGTGTTGAACCTGCGCACCGTCGGCAACTACCTGCGTTCCTGGGGATTGTCGCCGCAGAAACCGATCCGCAAGGCCTACGAACAGGACCCCGAGTCCGTACGCCGATGGCTGGAGGAGGACTACCTGGCCATCGCCGCCCGCGCCCGCCGCGAGGGCGCACTGATCCTGTGGCTGGATCAGACCGGGATCCGCTCCGACGCCACCGTGGCCCGCACCTGGGCACCGGCGGGCCAGACACCGGTGGTGGGCAAAACGGGTAAACGATTCAGCGTGAACGCGATGTGCGCGATCGGGAACAAAGGCGAGCTGTACTTCACCGTCTACACCGGCTCGTTCAACGGCAAGGTGTTCCTGTCGTTCCTGGACCGGCTGACCCGCCATCTGGACCGCAAGGTCCACCTGATCGTTGACGGACACCCCGTCCACCGCCGCAAGACTATCCAGCAATGGATCACCAAGCACGCTGAGGCGATCGCGATGCACTTCCTGCCGGGATACAGCCCCGAACTCAACCCCGACGAGCTACTCAATGCCGACCTCAAACGCACCGTTTCCACCAGCACAGCCCCCAAAACCCGCGCCGAGTTGAAACAAGCGGTCCGCTCCTTCCTCCACCGGCTCCAGAAGCTGCCCGACCGAGTTCGCTCCTACTTCGGCAAACCCGAAGTTCGCTACGCCGCCTAA
- a CDS encoding helix-turn-helix domain-containing protein, translated as MATLTGMLDTETGLPALREVIDGPLHEIAGRFSRFLADRWPHTALVIFTRECTGRPRKVAGATEMINKITIDELERLKATVEPGHSLSTTATIAGATRAVWVVLDPVGTLLVLFPRAARKRFPQPAALAEIFGIVATSIRQQVAQASPDYLAESRAASSERARTIAEMVAAHETALVSILTTLRSTGLDDRHARLAAIDSASAALVALRSAQQSDLALSEEPVMAAFAKLRKEIRQALRHHGAEIEFVAPLKPGRPLPGEVAHAARAMTRTAVLAFTTQSGLTRLRISWICGGTSLRIDVRDHDSGRLDMTSLRRQLDGRARTLGSTIDLDAVPDWGSRATIELPLDPPVDRTGESRLARLNRREMEVLRLVTQGKRNKAIAADLGVTESTVKFHVAGVLKKLEVTSRGEAAAIAQAAGISPLVT; from the coding sequence GTGGCTACCCTGACCGGGATGCTTGACACCGAGACAGGGCTGCCCGCGCTGCGGGAGGTCATCGACGGCCCTCTGCACGAGATCGCTGGCCGGTTCTCCCGGTTCCTGGCCGACCGATGGCCGCACACCGCGCTGGTCATCTTCACCCGCGAGTGCACCGGTCGTCCGCGCAAGGTTGCCGGGGCGACCGAGATGATCAACAAGATCACCATCGACGAGCTCGAACGGCTCAAAGCCACAGTCGAGCCCGGCCATTCACTCAGCACGACTGCGACGATCGCCGGGGCGACCAGGGCAGTGTGGGTGGTGCTCGATCCGGTGGGCACGCTGCTCGTCCTCTTTCCCCGCGCCGCAAGGAAACGCTTCCCGCAGCCTGCGGCGCTGGCCGAGATCTTCGGTATCGTCGCGACCTCGATCCGGCAGCAGGTCGCCCAGGCCAGCCCTGATTACCTCGCCGAGTCCCGTGCCGCGTCGAGCGAACGCGCCCGCACAATCGCTGAGATGGTCGCAGCACACGAAACCGCGCTTGTCAGCATCCTCACAACGCTCCGCTCCACCGGACTCGATGACCGCCACGCCCGACTCGCCGCGATTGACTCCGCCTCCGCCGCGCTGGTGGCGTTGCGCTCCGCGCAGCAGTCCGACCTCGCCCTGTCCGAGGAGCCTGTGATGGCTGCGTTTGCCAAGCTGCGCAAGGAAATCCGACAGGCGCTACGGCACCACGGGGCGGAGATCGAGTTCGTCGCCCCACTCAAGCCCGGGCGCCCGTTGCCGGGCGAGGTCGCGCACGCTGCCCGCGCGATGACCCGAACCGCAGTACTGGCCTTCACCACGCAGTCGGGCTTGACGCGCCTGCGGATCTCTTGGATCTGCGGTGGCACATCTCTTCGCATCGACGTACGCGACCACGACTCGGGGCGTCTCGACATGACATCCCTGCGCCGTCAGCTCGACGGTCGGGCACGCACGCTCGGCTCCACGATTGACCTTGACGCGGTACCGGATTGGGGCAGTCGCGCCACCATCGAACTCCCGCTCGACCCGCCAGTGGACCGCACGGGTGAGTCCCGCCTGGCCAGACTCAATCGGCGTGAAATGGAAGTGCTGCGTCTGGTCACCCAAGGCAAACGCAACAAGGCCATCGCGGCGGATCTTGGTGTCACCGAGAGCACCGTCAAGTTCCACGTCGCCGGGGTGCTGAAGAAGCTGGAAGTCACCTCACGCGGCGAGGCCGCCGCGATTGCCCAGGCAGCGGGGATCAGTCCGCTGGTCACGTAA
- a CDS encoding class IV adenylate cyclase codes for MTLIEVERKRELVDGGEAVKARLTELGYREAGAFVEVDTYYSPQHVDYLATVECLRVRRRDGWAEITYKPASDAKTHSATSVISKPETDVVLWDADQAEAANRLMSCIGMVTLARVEKARTQYRHPSRVDVTIAVDVISGLGTFVETEVSADGADGDRVALLEEVERQLGLTACMVVTLPYRDLVRAAAASS; via the coding sequence ATGACCCTTATCGAGGTTGAGCGCAAACGCGAGCTCGTCGACGGCGGCGAGGCGGTCAAGGCTCGGCTCACAGAGTTGGGCTACCGCGAGGCGGGTGCGTTCGTCGAGGTTGATACGTACTACAGCCCGCAGCACGTCGACTACCTGGCGACCGTCGAGTGCCTTCGTGTCCGGCGACGGGACGGGTGGGCGGAGATCACCTACAAGCCCGCTTCGGACGCCAAGACCCACAGCGCGACGAGCGTCATCTCGAAACCCGAGACCGACGTCGTACTGTGGGATGCCGACCAGGCCGAGGCGGCGAACCGACTGATGTCCTGCATCGGCATGGTCACCTTGGCTCGAGTCGAGAAAGCACGCACGCAGTACCGGCACCCCTCCCGAGTCGACGTCACCATTGCAGTGGACGTGATCAGCGGTCTCGGGACGTTCGTCGAGACCGAGGTCAGCGCAGACGGCGCCGACGGTGACAGGGTCGCGTTGCTGGAAGAGGTCGAACGTCAGCTCGGCCTCACTGCGTGCATGGTGGTGACCCTGCCGTACCGAGACCTCGTTCGGGCGGCTGCCGCATCGAGCTAG
- a CDS encoding IS630 family transposase → MARTGRPKAELVLTDDERSTLQRWARRAKSSQALALRCRIVLACADGLSNVDVAEKLRVSRPTVGKWRSRFVQRRLKGLVDEDRPGAPRKITDEQVEKVVVSTLEEKPNNATHWSRTSMAKRSGLSKSTVGRIWKAFNLKPHLADTFKLSTDPQFIEKVRNVVGLYMNPPENAVVLCTDEKSQVQALERSQPVLPMMPGMPERRTHDYVRHGVTSLFAAFDIATGKVISSLHRRHRSVEFRKFLTKIDKTVPAELGVHVICDNYATHKTEIIQKWLAKHPRFQIHFIPTGSSWINQVERWFGELTTKLLQRGVHTSVQALEADIRNWIDEWNNDPRPFIWTKSADEILESLRSYCQRISGAGH, encoded by the coding sequence ATGGCGAGGACTGGGCGGCCGAAGGCTGAGTTGGTGCTGACCGACGATGAGCGTTCGACGTTGCAGCGTTGGGCTCGGCGGGCGAAGAGTTCGCAGGCTTTGGCGTTGCGGTGTCGGATTGTGCTGGCATGCGCCGATGGTTTGTCCAATGTGGATGTCGCCGAGAAGTTGCGGGTGTCGCGGCCGACGGTGGGCAAGTGGCGGTCGCGGTTTGTCCAGCGACGACTGAAGGGGTTGGTCGACGAGGATCGCCCAGGCGCGCCGCGGAAGATCACCGACGAACAGGTGGAGAAGGTGGTCGTCTCGACGTTGGAAGAGAAACCGAACAACGCGACGCATTGGTCGCGTACATCGATGGCGAAGCGTTCCGGGCTGAGTAAATCGACCGTGGGACGGATCTGGAAAGCGTTCAACCTTAAACCCCACTTGGCCGACACATTCAAGCTCTCTACCGATCCGCAGTTCATCGAGAAGGTCCGTAACGTCGTCGGCCTGTATATGAACCCGCCCGAGAACGCAGTGGTTCTGTGCACCGATGAGAAATCCCAGGTGCAAGCGCTGGAGAGGTCCCAGCCGGTGTTGCCGATGATGCCCGGCATGCCCGAGCGGCGCACCCACGACTACGTCCGTCACGGCGTCACCAGCCTGTTCGCCGCCTTCGACATCGCCACCGGCAAGGTCATCTCCTCGCTGCACCGCCGGCACCGCTCGGTTGAGTTCCGCAAATTTCTCACCAAGATCGACAAAACCGTACCGGCGGAGTTAGGCGTCCATGTCATTTGTGACAACTACGCCACCCACAAAACCGAGATCATCCAGAAATGGCTAGCGAAGCATCCCCGATTCCAAATCCACTTCATCCCGACCGGATCGTCCTGGATCAACCAGGTCGAACGCTGGTTCGGCGAATTGACCACCAAACTCCTGCAACGCGGCGTGCACACCAGCGTCCAGGCACTCGAGGCCGATATCCGCAACTGGATCGACGAGTGGAACAACGATCCCCGGCCGTTCATCTGGACGAAGAGCGCTGACGAGATCTTGGAGTCACTCCGATCATATTGTCAACGAATCTCCGGCGCAGGACACTAG
- a CDS encoding helix-turn-helix transcriptional regulator produces the protein MDRALAIDDEPSAVRAKALWVRSLLAILLGEQGVPECTLEACRALAEQLDHTNVFYPKIWQCSGLVAFIHGDLDRSQELFEKSLEGHLRAGPGHLHCAFDCMFQLALIALHRDETGAEDLVGRCLDFCERYGALWSKSYALWLQAVYSWRRGDPNTALYLLHESIRLQQPVNDQTGLSFCIEVIAWCEAENAQWERAAALLGAAAAVWKRSGANTSYDAIHRFAHDEVERQVRMALDADLFARCYAEGARCTLEEAVALSLPHPVPEQPRTEAEGKGQRAVLTPREAEIAELVAQGMSNRKIAASLVISPRTAESHVEHILTKLGFTSRTQIAMWMTTSSE, from the coding sequence TTGGATCGGGCGCTGGCCATCGACGACGAGCCCAGCGCCGTTCGCGCCAAGGCCCTCTGGGTGCGCAGCTTGCTGGCGATCCTGCTCGGCGAGCAGGGCGTGCCGGAATGCACGCTGGAGGCTTGCCGGGCATTGGCCGAGCAACTGGACCACACCAACGTCTTTTACCCGAAGATCTGGCAGTGCTCCGGCCTCGTCGCGTTCATTCATGGCGACCTCGACCGGTCCCAGGAGCTGTTCGAAAAGTCCCTCGAAGGGCACCTCCGCGCTGGTCCAGGTCATCTGCACTGCGCGTTCGACTGCATGTTCCAGCTTGCGTTGATCGCGTTGCACCGGGACGAGACGGGCGCCGAGGACTTGGTGGGCCGCTGTCTCGACTTCTGTGAGCGCTATGGTGCGCTGTGGTCGAAGTCGTACGCCCTGTGGTTGCAGGCCGTGTACAGCTGGCGGCGCGGGGACCCGAATACGGCGCTGTACCTGCTGCACGAGAGTATTCGGTTGCAGCAGCCAGTCAACGACCAAACGGGGCTGTCGTTCTGCATCGAGGTCATCGCGTGGTGCGAGGCCGAAAACGCGCAGTGGGAACGGGCCGCAGCCCTACTCGGAGCGGCGGCTGCCGTGTGGAAACGCAGCGGTGCCAACACGTCCTACGACGCGATCCACCGGTTCGCGCACGACGAGGTCGAGCGGCAGGTGCGCATGGCGCTCGATGCGGATCTCTTCGCGAGGTGCTACGCCGAGGGCGCCCGGTGCACCCTGGAGGAAGCGGTGGCACTGTCGCTTCCCCATCCTGTGCCTGAGCAGCCGCGTACCGAGGCTGAGGGAAAGGGCCAGCGCGCCGTGCTCACCCCCCGCGAGGCCGAGATTGCTGAACTCGTCGCTCAAGGGATGAGCAACCGCAAGATCGCGGCAAGCCTCGTCATTTCCCCGCGCACGGCCGAGTCCCATGTGGAGCACATCCTGACCAAGCTCGGTTTCACCTCCCGTACCCAGATCGCGATGTGGATGACTACGAGCAGCGAGTAG
- a CDS encoding ATP-binding protein produces MAVIERAGRPGNLPVALTSFIGRRMEIAVARSLLSKCRVLTLTGTGGVGKTRLGMEVAAAAQRAFPDGVWLVELADLTDPTRLAQTVAGAVGLRDEFVTPALQLAEHLADKRTLIVLDDCEHVPDACALLLGKLLPVAPGVIVLATSRQRLGVEGEQIMHVDPFPVSSSGNSDCYEALQLFVERAKATAPAFELTDSNRKIVVAICQRLDGVPLAIELAAVWVAKLTPAQILSRLANRFGLLTDGHRGLRPHQRTLQATIDWSYSLCSPQEQALWSRLSLFTGGFDLEAVESVCSSDDVPRDEMLGLMAGLLDKSVVIRLDNTYGKARYRMLETVQSYGLARLAASGGKRRSASATATISGSCPCATRLSASGPVRSSGCCTCAASTPTSGPPSNSASAAVRAALPWRSPDPRTIGSPPAT; encoded by the coding sequence ATGGCTGTCATCGAACGGGCAGGTCGGCCAGGTAACTTGCCGGTCGCGTTGACCAGCTTCATCGGGAGGCGCATGGAGATCGCAGTGGCTCGGTCGCTGCTTTCCAAGTGCAGGGTCCTCACGCTCACCGGCACCGGCGGGGTCGGCAAAACCCGGTTGGGCATGGAGGTAGCCGCGGCGGCGCAGCGTGCCTTTCCTGACGGTGTGTGGCTGGTGGAGCTGGCCGATCTCACTGACCCCACGAGGCTCGCCCAGACCGTGGCGGGCGCGGTCGGACTGCGTGACGAGTTCGTGACGCCCGCGCTGCAGCTCGCGGAGCATTTGGCTGACAAACGCACACTGATCGTGCTCGACGACTGCGAGCACGTGCCGGACGCGTGCGCGTTGTTGCTGGGCAAGCTGCTGCCGGTGGCACCCGGCGTTATCGTCCTGGCCACCAGTCGCCAGCGGTTGGGGGTCGAGGGTGAGCAGATCATGCACGTCGATCCGTTCCCCGTCTCTTCGTCGGGAAATAGTGACTGCTATGAGGCCCTGCAGTTGTTCGTTGAGCGCGCCAAGGCCACGGCACCGGCCTTCGAGCTGACCGACAGTAACCGGAAGATCGTGGTGGCCATCTGCCAGCGACTTGATGGGGTGCCGCTGGCGATCGAACTCGCCGCGGTGTGGGTGGCCAAACTGACCCCCGCGCAGATCCTATCCCGGCTCGCCAACCGGTTCGGACTGCTCACCGATGGACACCGCGGCCTGCGGCCGCACCAACGCACCTTGCAGGCCACCATCGACTGGAGCTACTCCTTGTGCTCGCCTCAGGAGCAGGCGCTGTGGAGCCGGTTGTCGCTGTTCACGGGAGGGTTCGATCTGGAGGCGGTCGAGTCTGTCTGCTCTAGCGACGACGTACCGCGCGACGAGATGCTTGGCCTGATGGCAGGTCTGCTCGACAAGTCCGTGGTCATCCGGCTCGACAACACCTATGGCAAGGCGCGCTATCGAATGCTTGAAACCGTCCAGTCGTACGGCCTCGCTCGGCTCGCCGCGTCCGGGGGGAAGAGGCGTTCCGCATCCGCCACCGCGACTATTTCCGGCAGCTGTCCTTGCGCTACGAGGTTGAGTGCTTCGGGCCCCGTCAGATCGAGTGGTTGCTGCACTTGCGCCGCGAGCACCCCAACCTCCGGGCCGCCATCGAATTCTGCCTCAGCCGCGGTGAGAGCCGCACTGCCTTGGAGGTCGCCGGACCCACGTACCATTGGATCTCCTCCGGCTACCTGA
- a CDS encoding MFS transporter — protein MSGFHWRISALSAGGPFLDGWVLSIIGIVLIQAEPALGMSSFESALTGASALAGMFFGGLVGGYLCDVLGRKITYTVDLVALVVCSLLSALVTEPWHLIALRFVIGIAVGADYPIASSLLAEFVPRRRRGVLLASLVTAWFVGSCLSYVVGYLLSGFGANGWRWMLASAAVPALAIVLLRAGIPESPRWLLSNGKRGKAEAVLRRVFGPQAHIEDLDEPENPAKISTVLRHRSYVGRILFVIAFQSAQIIPLYAIYTYLPQMLSGLGFTDDGTGYVGGILSSAIVLVGAVFGMFFMDRSGRRPVLILPFIPMVGALVLLGLASEHNTTAVIIGFSVYSLFSGITGLLVWSYPGELFPTEARSTATGLITSATRIGAAAGTFLVPLAISGLGIDFAMLAGAAITAFGLLVSILWAPETKGRPLSETSAPGRTTRKATIRTNADTTASR, from the coding sequence ATGAGCGGCTTTCATTGGCGTATTTCCGCGCTCTCAGCCGGCGGGCCGTTCCTGGATGGCTGGGTGCTCAGCATCATCGGAATCGTTCTCATCCAGGCCGAGCCCGCCCTCGGCATGTCCAGCTTCGAATCGGCCCTGACCGGGGCTTCAGCTCTGGCCGGCATGTTCTTCGGTGGCCTGGTCGGCGGCTACCTGTGCGATGTGCTCGGCCGCAAGATCACCTACACGGTCGACCTGGTCGCGCTGGTCGTCTGCTCCCTGCTGTCCGCGTTGGTCACCGAACCGTGGCACCTCATCGCCCTGCGATTCGTCATCGGCATCGCCGTCGGAGCCGACTACCCCATCGCATCGTCGTTGCTGGCCGAGTTCGTGCCCCGCCGCCGCCGTGGTGTGCTGCTCGCCTCCCTCGTCACCGCATGGTTCGTCGGCTCTTGTCTGTCCTATGTAGTCGGCTACCTGCTGAGCGGATTCGGAGCGAACGGCTGGCGATGGATGCTCGCCAGCGCAGCGGTTCCCGCACTCGCCATCGTGCTGCTTCGCGCCGGAATTCCAGAATCTCCGCGCTGGCTGCTCAGTAACGGCAAGCGGGGCAAGGCAGAAGCCGTCCTGCGGCGGGTGTTCGGCCCGCAGGCCCACATCGAAGATCTCGACGAGCCGGAAAACCCCGCCAAGATCAGCACTGTGCTCCGGCACAGGAGTTACGTTGGCCGGATCCTGTTTGTGATCGCCTTCCAGTCAGCCCAGATCATCCCGCTCTACGCGATCTACACCTACCTGCCGCAGATGCTCAGCGGTCTGGGATTCACCGACGACGGCACCGGTTACGTGGGAGGCATCCTGTCCAGCGCCATCGTGCTGGTCGGTGCGGTCTTCGGCATGTTCTTCATGGACCGCTCGGGACGCCGTCCCGTGCTCATCCTTCCCTTCATCCCAATGGTAGGGGCGCTCGTGCTGCTCGGACTCGCCTCGGAACACAACACAACTGCCGTAATCATCGGATTCAGCGTCTATTCGCTGTTCTCGGGTATCACAGGATTGCTCGTCTGGTCCTATCCGGGCGAGCTATTCCCCACGGAGGCACGAAGCACTGCAACCGGCTTGATCACGAGCGCAACCCGCATCGGCGCAGCCGCCGGGACCTTCCTCGTCCCGCTGGCGATCTCCGGACTCGGGATCGACTTCGCCATGCTCGCAGGAGCCGCCATCACAGCGTTCGGCCTGCTCGTGAGCATCCTCTGGGCCCCCGAGACCAAAGGCCGTCCACTGTCCGAGACCTCGGCCCCGGGTCGCACCACGCGCAAGGCAACCATCCGAACCAATGCGGACACGACCGCGTCGCGATGA
- a CDS encoding NAD(P)H-dependent flavin oxidoreductase produces MIRTELTRRLGIRHPVVSAGMARVSQAELVVAVTEAGGMGCLGGVSFMPDQLHSEIQKIKAGTANPYAVNLLLPDSLTTEDEAQWEPVRRLWGSLPEQDRAMLAGVEALLTPGAVAKQVDVVLDAAPPAVVLTFATPAWFIDECRARGILVLALVGSIGKAKEAAQDGVDFIVAQGSEGGGHTGYASTLALVPGVVDAVEQPVLAAGGIADGRGLAAALSLGAAGAWVGTRFIASPEAYGHEAFKRRVVEGRLNQTTLTRAYTGKPLRAFRNNWTEQWEDKAGEVAPFPQQYAVAGTLVETGYQDGDLERGMMPAGQAIQIIDQILPAGTIVTNMVAEAEQILRHLANNAITD; encoded by the coding sequence ATGATCAGAACAGAACTGACTCGCCGTCTGGGAATTCGGCACCCGGTTGTGTCGGCTGGGATGGCCCGGGTCTCCCAAGCCGAACTAGTGGTGGCGGTGACCGAAGCCGGGGGGATGGGCTGTCTCGGCGGTGTCAGCTTCATGCCAGACCAGTTGCATTCCGAGATCCAGAAGATCAAGGCAGGCACTGCCAATCCTTACGCGGTCAATCTGCTTCTCCCGGACAGCTTGACCACAGAGGACGAGGCCCAGTGGGAACCAGTTCGCCGGTTGTGGGGATCGCTTCCCGAGCAAGACCGCGCGATGCTCGCCGGTGTCGAAGCGCTACTCACCCCGGGCGCTGTGGCCAAGCAGGTCGACGTCGTGCTCGACGCCGCCCCGCCAGCGGTCGTGCTCACGTTCGCCACTCCCGCCTGGTTCATCGACGAATGCCGCGCACGCGGAATCCTCGTACTCGCGCTGGTCGGCTCGATCGGCAAAGCGAAAGAAGCTGCACAGGACGGAGTCGACTTCATCGTGGCGCAGGGCAGCGAGGGCGGAGGCCACACCGGCTACGCCTCAACCCTGGCCCTCGTCCCCGGAGTCGTCGACGCCGTTGAGCAACCTGTGCTGGCAGCCGGTGGCATCGCCGACGGGCGAGGCCTCGCCGCTGCTTTGAGCCTTGGCGCCGCGGGTGCATGGGTGGGGACCAGGTTCATCGCCAGCCCGGAAGCATATGGCCACGAGGCGTTCAAGCGCCGAGTCGTCGAAGGACGCCTCAATCAGACAACCCTCACCCGCGCCTACACCGGTAAACCGTTGCGGGCCTTCCGCAACAACTGGACCGAGCAGTGGGAAGACAAAGCCGGCGAGGTCGCCCCATTCCCCCAGCAGTACGCGGTCGCCGGAACCTTGGTGGAGACCGGATACCAAGACGGCGACCTGGAACGCGGCATGATGCCCGCCGGTCAGGCGATCCAGATCATCGACCAGATCCTTCCCGCAGGAACGATCGTGACGAACATGGTCGCCGAAGCGGAGCAGATCCTCCGCCACCTGGCGAACAACGCAATCACCGACTGA
- a CDS encoding acyl-CoA thioesterase, whose protein sequence is MPFTHTHQVRYHETDAQSYLFNSRYLEIADVAMTEFFRHLGWPYQALNAGGVDPSVVSARIEFRAPAFFDDLIDFRVECTRVGRSSFELRHVVTRSETELAEINVVYANVDASENRARPLPDAVSAALSSHGRAP, encoded by the coding sequence GTGCCCTTCACCCACACACATCAAGTGCGCTACCACGAGACGGACGCGCAGTCCTACCTCTTCAACAGCCGTTACCTCGAAATCGCCGACGTGGCGATGACGGAATTCTTCCGCCACCTCGGCTGGCCCTACCAGGCGTTGAACGCCGGGGGCGTCGACCCCTCCGTGGTCAGTGCACGAATCGAGTTTCGCGCGCCGGCGTTCTTCGACGATCTCATCGATTTCCGGGTCGAGTGCACACGAGTCGGGCGCAGCAGCTTCGAACTCCGCCACGTGGTAACCCGATCCGAGACCGAACTGGCTGAAATCAACGTCGTGTACGCGAACGTGGACGCGTCCGAGAACCGGGCACGACCGCTGCCCGACGCCGTCTCCGCGGCATTGTCATCTCACGGGAGAGCACCATGA